gatatgctaggacaatgtcaacacagagcttgtgggagcagCCAACAgatgtctgatttgatttaaggcccagtCCACGAGAAGGGACCTATACCCAGAATGGCaagggtgaccaagaaccagagactggatagcccagagccTAGAGTAAAACAAATACTACAGGTctaaaaatatatcaataaaatgactcctaatgatattctgatataCTCAAAGATCATTGCCTTATTCAAttatcatcagagaaccttcctcctgcagcagatgagaacagatgCAGACAACCAAAGACAGACAtcccaagtgcacacacacacacacacacacacacacacacacacacagagagagagagagagagagagagagagagagagagagagagagagagagaacaagaatgagagagagagagggagagagagagagggagagagagagagagagagagagagagagagagagagagagagagagagagagagagagagagagaattccttgGAAACATCGTTCAAAATGGGATGGATGCCTCTATCAAGCACCTCCCGTCAGAACTCTGGgaaccctacagaagaggaggtagaactAAGTCAAGAAATTTGCAAGGCTTATTCTTTGTTCATGGTGAATATATACAAAAATGATATTGAAGAGTTAACATACAGTATGGGTATTTATTGATTCATTCAGTTTCATTTTAATCAGACAATTTTTATCACAAATTGGATTTTCTTTAGATTAAACATCTTTGTCAgctttgtttttgacacagtTTCTCTAgtatcacatttctttttttttttttttttttttttggtttttcgagacagggtttctctgtgtagctttgcgcctttcctggaactcacttggtagcccaggctggcctcgaactcacaaagatccgcctggctctgcctcccgagtgctgggattaaaggcgtgcgccaccaacgcccggcaagtaTCACATTTCTTATCTGTTGACTCTTCACACAGTATATAATGGGATTCATCACTGGAGGCACAAGCAGAAAAATGTCAGCCATGAGGATCTTAGATATAGGAGAACTATGGCTGGCAAAGCGGTAGATAACAGCTAGGGAGATAACAGGAACATAGAAGATGAGCACAGCACAGATGTGGGAGACACAGGTACTGAGGACCTTGAGCCTTTCCCTTTGGGATGCAATGCCCAACACTGCTCTCAGGATCAGTGCATAGGACAAGAAAATAAACGCTATGTCCAGGATGCCTGTGAGAGCCACAAATAAACCATAGATGACATTGAACTTGTTGTCTGAGCAGGCCAGCTTCATGACATCCTGGTGGAGACAGTAGGAATGTGACAATAGATTCTTCTTGCAGTATCTTAGATGTTTCAGAGTTGTAGGGAAAGGTAGGATCAAGAACACATTCTTGAGAGCAAAAGCAAGCCCAATTTGAAGGACCCTGGCACtggtaaggatggaggtgtatcTTAGAGGGTTACAGATGGCAATAAAGCGATCAAAGGACATAATGAGAAGTACAGATGACTCCAGAGCTGAGAATTCATGAATGAAAAACTCCTGGACAAAACATGCATTAGGAGAAATTTCTGGAGAATTGAACAAGAAAACCTTGAGCATGGtagggagagaagaaatggatagtCCTAGGTCAGAGAGAGCCAACATGGAGAGGAAATAATACATGGGCTcatgcagagaaggctctgattTTATAAAAAAGAGGATAGTGCAGTTGCCCAGGATGGCAACAGTGTACAGGAGACATATGGGGATGGAGATCCAAATGTGGGCAGATTCCATCCCTGGAAATCCAACCAAATAGAAAGTAGAAATTTCAGTAATGGAGATGTTGAGAATGGACATACCAGCATGTGTGGGCCTCAAGATGAATGGCTCCAAAGAGGTGTGTTGTGGTGCTGAGCATAGAATAGCTTAAATGCCTGACTTTGTCCTATTGAAACTCTCAAGGTGCTGTCAAACCAAGAGATACAGGAATTATTCTTAGAAATACAACCAACATGGAAGAAAATAGATTAGAAATAACCATACTAGTGCATATTAATACCCAATCATCCATTAAAAATCATCACAGGTCACATAAAAGAGAACTCtgaattcttttcttcttggaatctattatttcctgtttttcatttctgttttacaTCAGGACTTCATAAGCGAGATCTTTGAGTGATTCTatgcttcctgttgtctacttTACTTCATGcagttttaaaaacaatctcCCTATACACGAGTTTCAGTTGAGTCATTGTGGACCTGTGTTCCTTTGCTGTTATGTTTTACTAGTACCCCAAATTAGCATATTCTCTTTACCATTGATTCTATGCACTTCATTATGCAGTACTTAGGTGGAGATGTACAACCAATTTGACATTTTGATGTTTGACATTTCTTGCGAACAGTCTTGCGTTCAAATTTTTGATGCTGTCAATCATTATCATATTAAATACTTTGTTTTGAAATGTCTATTTAGTTGAATTTTCTTAGACATTTTAATTTAACACCCAGTTACAGtgctttgtatatatatttctttttaaggagTAATTATTTGTGTATATCAATTGTATAAAACAACTAGTTTCATTTACAGTGCATATCTGCAGGGTAACAGCTCATTCATTCATGTGTAATTTTtgctgcattttaaaattcatttgaaaatttttGGCATTATAATATAGTTAACTACATAGACCCTTTCCCTTTCATCTCTCTACACCCTCATATGTTCCCCTCCTTGCTGTTTTTCAAAGTAGtaacttctttttttataaattgtTCTTACATATATACGGGTGTTTATACATTTTggtaatttttcatatttaataattgtTTAGAAATTTGTATTTGGTTTCTAATTTATCTAAACTATTAAGCATTTTGACCTTTactcttttttcttctaaaagtaaattattttaaattaccatGCATTTCTACTTACATTTACAAGTCACTTTAATATTTTCTGTTCAATTTATTGAGATGCTTTCATACTATTAACTTATTGTAATTTTAATTGCTAAATTAATaggtgtaaatatttataaaacaatgtGCTATGTTTTTGTACATATACATGGGAAATGATTGATATTGTTTCTTCAAATAAATTACATAAAGGCAAATCTCAGGTGTTGTGACTAATGCTATGTGATTAATACCTTAATCAAGAATCCAGATCCATTATCTTAGTTCCAAATAAAGAAACGTCTGTCGTGGCTGGTGTACTTCAACTCCCAAGCTGAGCTTCTGATACTTACCTGAAAAAATATGAATGCTCAATGGAAAACTGAAGATGTAGTACAACAGGATGTTTTACAAAAAGATGTAGTGCAAGAGATGTTTTCTGCTTACTTGGTCCATATGGCTAAGGAGAGTTACCTGAAATTTTggtttgctattgttgttttgaCTTGTTTGGTTTCTGCAGAACAGAGCCCTTCAAGGTTGTTAAATGCTAATTTTGTTGAGTAAATGAAATATTAGGAGAGATGTAGTGTGTTTGCTGCTTAGAGTCCCTCTCCTGCCAAACTCATCTACAGACAGGCCAGGCCTCACTCCTGCAGCCTCTCCCCCCACCCATTAACTGTACTCATCTTTCCTGC
The nucleotide sequence above comes from Peromyscus maniculatus bairdii isolate BWxNUB_F1_BW_parent chromosome 1, HU_Pman_BW_mat_3.1, whole genome shotgun sequence. Encoded proteins:
- the LOC143272199 gene encoding olfactory receptor 51A4-like; the protein is MSILNISITEISTFYLVGFPGMESAHIWISIPICLLYTVAILGNCTILFFIKSEPSLHEPMYYFLSMLALSDLGLSISSLPTMLKVFLFNSPEISPNACFVQEFFIHEFSALESSVLLIMSFDRFIAICNPLRYTSILTSARVLQIGLAFALKNVFLILPFPTTLKHLRYCKKNLLSHSYCLHQDVMKLACSDNKFNVIYGLFVALTGILDIAFIFLSYALILRAVLGIASQRERLKVLSTCVSHICAVLIFYVPVISLAVIYRFASHSSPISKILMADIFLLVPPVMNPIIYCVKSQQIRNVILAGQKLCQKQS